GAAAGATGAGGACTGGAAAGCGGTGCTTGATGTTTGCCTCCAGGGAACGTACAATTGTACCAAGGAAGTGCTCCGATACATGCTGAAACAGCGGTACGGGCGTATTATCAACATTTCCTCGGTTGTGGGTGTTACGGGGAACGCAGGTCAAACGAATTACGCCACTGCGAAGGCAGCCCTTCTGGGATTTACGAAATCCCTTGCTCGGGAAGTAGCCCCCTTGGGTATCACGGTGAATGCCATCGCCCCTGGATTCATTGACACGGAAATGACGCGCAAACTCCCCGAGGATGTTCGAGAGATGTGGCTGAGGCAGGTGCCGATGAGGAGGTGGGGTGAACCGGAGGAAGTAGCGCAGCTTGTGGCTTTCCTGGCTTCGCAGGCTGCAGGGTACATTACGGGTCAGACTATTCATATTAATGGTGGACTCTTCATGGCTT
The sequence above is drawn from the Candidatus Caldatribacterium sp. genome and encodes:
- the fabG gene encoding 3-oxoacyl-[acyl-carrier-protein] reductase, which translates into the protein MSFAGKVALVTGARRGIGFAIARTLGIGGAKVAINDVTSPEEMEEAIAALRKEGIEAQGYIVDVTVREKIREMVEDIVARWGHIDILVNNAGITRDALFVRMKDEDWKAVLDVCLQGTYNCTKEVLRYMLKQRYGRIINISSVVGVTGNAGQTNYATAKAALLGFTKSLAREVAPLGITVNAIAPGFIDTEMTRKLPEDVREMWLRQVPMRRWGEPEEVAQLVAFLASQAAGYITGQTIHINGGLFMA